One genomic region from Chelmon rostratus isolate fCheRos1 chromosome 11, fCheRos1.pri, whole genome shotgun sequence encodes:
- the nkx1.2la gene encoding NK1 transcription factor related 2-like,a, translating to MLDPKDCGVTMTSTHKISFSIVDILDPKKFNSKRVNELSIVTEKFPVPNAEGTSLEPDSAAGGDFRLDRTEAVEETGDEQSAGSRRQAADADPLLLSTAPETEPCLTAEPDNGESAPPAQDPSPHKRRRPDQACAKPRRARTAFTYEQLVALENKFRTTRYLSVCERLNLALSLSLTETQVKIWFQNRRTKWKKQNPGADSTLQPGSNSLVSVSQNPPTCGSSPASFHQTFANFSSGNVIFHTAGGVPLSSTGGLLHPFMPSGFVQPTYFSPHL from the exons ATGCTGGACCCCAAGGACTGTGGAGTGACAATGACGTCCACTCATAAGATTTCATTTTCTATAGTTGACATATTGGATCCGAAGAAATTCAACAGCAAAAGGGTAAACGAACTTTCCATCGTCACGGAGAAGTTTCCTGTGCCAAATGCGGAGGGAACAAGTCTGGAGCCGGACAGCGCTGCAGGCGGGGACTTCAGACTTGATCGCACGGAAGCAG TGGAAGAAACAGGAGATGAACAGTCCGCAGGCTCCAGGCGTCAAGCAGCTGATGCAGACCCCCTTCTGCTCTCCACAGCGCCTGAAACAGAGCCTTGTCTCACTGCGGAGCCGGACAATGGAGAGTCGGCGCCCCCCGCGCAGGACCCCTCACCGCACAAGCGGCGGCGCCCGGACCAGGCTTGTGCCAAACCACGGCGCGCCAGAACAGCGTTCACTTACGAGCAACTGGTGGCTCTGGAAAACAAGTTCCGCACGACTCGCTACCTGTCCGTGTGCGAAAGACTAAACCTGGCACTGTCCCTGAGCCTGACCGAAACCCAGGTGAAAATTTGGTTCCAGAACAGGAGGACCAAATGGAAAAAGCAGAACCCCGGGGCGGACAGCACCTTGCAGCCCGGCTCCAACTCATTGGTCAGCGTCAGTCAAAATCCGCCCACGTGTGGGTCAAGCCCCGCCAGCTTCCACCAAACTTTCGCCAACTTCAGCTCTGGGAATGTTATCTTCCACACGGCCGGTGGTGTTCCGCTTTCATCCACTGGGGGGCTCTTGCATCCCTTTATGCCCAGTGGTTTCGTCCAGCCGACTTATTTTAGTCCACACCTATGA